Genomic DNA from Leptospira congkakensis:
TATACCAGAGTTATACTTTTTCTATGAAAACAGCGATATCCATTCCTGATGACCTCTTTGTTTCCGCTGAAAATACCGCTAAAAAATTGGGAATTCCCAGAAGCCAATTATTTGCAATAGCCCTTGAAGAATTTATAGAAAATCATTCAAAAGAAAA
This window encodes:
- a CDS encoding ChpI protein; translation: MKTAISIPDDLFVSAENTAKKLGIPRSQLFAIALEEFIENHSKEKITKRLNEVYTKSSHTTDNLISDISVSTLRSSLKDDTW